The Montipora foliosa isolate CH-2021 chromosome 14, ASM3666993v2, whole genome shotgun sequence genome window below encodes:
- the LOC137985106 gene encoding cyclin-dependent kinase-like 4 yields MDKFEKLGKIGEGSYGVVFKCRNKETGQIVAIKKFVESEDDPLIKKIAMREIRMLKSLRHHNLVNLLEVFRRKHKIHMVFEYCDHTVLNELEAHPRGVEEKMVKSIIHQTLQAVNFCHQHKCVHRDVKPENILITKDGVIKLCDFGFARILNNDEYTDYVATRWYRAPELLVGDTTYGFPVDVWAIGCVFAELITGQPLWPGKSDLDQLYLIRKTLGDLTDKQRKIFMENQFYRGLSIPEPREMDPLESKFKIPGQAMSFMKGCFEMEPSQRLTCAELLTHAYFDDYEPMKPPAVRTRKTRLRPKPQLDNEPASHHLPQLAIDSPAPERTDKNKDKTKLSKLDHLPSI; encoded by the exons ATGGATAAGTTTGAAAAACTTGGCAAAATCGGCGAAGGTTCCTATGGAGTGGTGTTTAAGTGCAGAAATAAAGAAACAGGCCAGATCGTGGCGATCAAGAAGTTTGTAGAATCCGAAGATGACCCGTTGATAAAGAAAATCGCAATGCGAGAGATTCGCATGTTGAAG AGTTTACGGCACCACAACCTTGTTAACTTACTAGAAGTGTTTCGAAGAAAGCACAAGATACACATGGTCTTTGAGTATTGTGACCATACCGTGTTAAATGAACTGGAAGCACATCCAAGGGG TGTTGAAGAGAAAATGGTGAAGAGTATAATTCACCAGACCCTTCAGGCGGTAAACTTTTGTCATCAACATAAG TGTGTTCACAGAGATGTTAAACCAGAGAATATTCTTATAACAAAAGATGGTGTCATTAAACTCTGTGACTTTGGATTCGCTAGAATACTAA ATAATGATGAATATACGGACTATGTTGCGACAAGATGGTACCGTGCTCCAGAACTTCTTGTTGGGGACACCACGTATGGCTTTCCTGTTGATGTCTGGGCGATTGGTTGTGTATTTGCTGAACTTATCACTGGGCAGCCACTGTGGCCAGGGAAATCCGACCTCGACCAGTTATACCTGATCAGAAAAACATTAG GCGATCTCACAGATAAACAAAGGAAGATTTTTATGGAAAATCAGTTTTATCGTGGACTAAGTATTCCGGAACCAAGGGAAATG GACCCTTTAGAATCTAAATTCAAGATCCCTGGACAAGCAATGAGCTTTATGAAG GGTTGTTTTGAAATGGAGCCCAGTCAGAGATTAACCTGTGCGGAACTCCTAACGCATGCGTATTTCGATGACTATGAGCCAATGAAACCGCCAGCAGTCAGAACACGGAAAACGAGG CTCCGGCCTAAACCTCAACTTGATAACGAGCCAGCCTCACATCACCTTCCGCAGCTTGCTATAGATTCCCCGGCACCAGAGAGGACAG ATAAAAACAAGGACAAAACGAAACTTAGTAAGCTCGACCATCTACCATCTATTTAA
- the LOC137985538 gene encoding alpha-1,6-mannosylglycoprotein 6-beta-N-acetylglucosaminyltransferase A-like, which translates to MERFRVNVRETTNCKPQCAAGHKEDGEYISDFERLVASTSFNVVSASFQCTVPGDPVFPLCDFKIKELNKKWNQKCHGEKYKVDLKNSCSVIQYLSEREAWCPVLPWRQHTIRPPLRTGQGFFRASIRTSLSELLEKLDGERYTWLRKRIIGTWPHWMEAIEELRTKLDLYDRKRKKILLYLSSMGEHKFFLNNAFMGGPLGELTQWSDLISALYVLGHDLTIAFTVDDLPSSLVHPAPDGCVREVSPDGLDLIFTDIMGLLIIAERSGPDYSLHKCKMRVLDSFGTDAEFNFKRYKGKIPGGRSPWGDLDLHLQQFMTMYPHSPDNSFLGFAVPRRKQRKTVKSARTSALVYGKDPAFWKGYGDYIDTVKKYFDEVHSTLGNTEESHRKYQVPEYVINHGIVNITTLIDLLESSKVFVGLGQPYEGPAALEALANGCFFLNPKYNPPLDRTNTGFFAGKPLIRKISSQNPYAEVFVGKPFVQTVDIHNLTEVEGALLEITSTKDEPYLPYEFTHVGMLERVNAYVQNQEFCKSSDWPPLKELKMVLGGEGEACIDACHKKKLTCEPKYFASLNTRESLERSGFLCKSTVFVESLFPPAFDTANGTCLLQSQPLLFSCRATGSDVRLRRLCPCRSYRKEQVALCESC; encoded by the exons ATGGAGAGATTTCGCGTGAACGTGCGTGAAACGACAAACTGCAAACCGCAGTGTGCT GCAGGACATAAAGAAGACGGGGAATACATTTCAGATTTTGAGCGTTTAGTTG CTTCGACAAGTTTCAACGTCGTCAGTGCCTCATTCCAGTGTACCGTTCCAGGAGACCCTGTGTTTCCTCTGTgtgattttaaaatcaag GAATTAAACAAGAAGTGGAACCAAAAGTGCCATGGAGAGAAATACAAGGTTGATCTGAAAAATTCTTGCTCTGTAATTCAATACTTGAGTGAG AGAGAGGCGTGGTGCCCCGTTTTGCCGTGGAGACAACACACAATTCGTCCACCTCTCAGGACAGGCCAAGGCTTTTTCCGG GCTTCCATCCGAACAAGTCTTTCCGAGCTTCTGGAAAAACTAGATGGTGAACGATATACTTGGCTTCGAAAGCGGATTATCGGTACCTGGCCACACTGGATGGAAGCCATTGAAGAACTGCGAACGAAACTGGATTTGTAtgacaggaaaagaaaaaag ATTCTGTTGTACTTGTCCTCAATGGGTGAACACAAGTTTTTCTTAAACAACGCATTCATGGGAGGTCCACTGGGTGAATTAACACAGTGGTCCGACCTGATAAGTGCTTTGTATGTGTTAGGTCACGATCTCACAATTGCATTTACCGTGGATGATCTTCCAAG TTCTCTTGTTCACCCGGCCCCAGATGGTTGTGTGCGTGAGGTTTCACCTGATGGACTGGATTTGATATTCACTGATATTATGGGACTACTGATAATCGCAGAACGAAGTGGACCCGATTATTCACTACACAA ATGCAAAATGCGCGTGTTAGACTCCTTTGGGACAGATGCAGAATTCAATTTCAAGCGTTACAAAGGAAAGATTCCAGGGGGGAGGTCGCCATGGGGAGATCTCGATCTTCACTTACAGCAGTTTATGACAATGTATC cCCACAGTCCGGACAATTCGTTCCTTGGATTTGCGGTGCCGcgaagaaaacaacgaaaaacagTGAAAAGTGCAAGAACTTCAGCTTTGGTTTATGGCAAAGATCCTGCGTTTTGGAAG GGTTATGGAGACTACATTGATACAGTGAAAAAATACTTTGACGAGGTTCACTCCACTTTAGGTAATACAGAG GAAAGTCATCGAAAGTATCAAGTCCCTGAATATGTCATAAATCATGGAATTGTAAATATAACCACTCTTATTGATCTTTTGGAATCAAGCAAG GTTTTCGTTGGTCTGGGACAACCATATGAAGGGCCGGCTGCTCTGGAGGCGCTAGCTAatggctgtttctttttaaatccAAAG TACAATCCACCTCTGGACCGAACGAACACAggatttttcgctggaaaaccACTCATTAGAAAG ATATCCTCGCAGAATCCTTATGCGGAAGTATTCGTTGGAAAACCTTTCGTTCAGACAGTGGATATCCACAACTTAACAGAGGTAGAAGGGGCACTTCTGGAAATAACCAGCACCAAG GACGAACCCTATTTGCCTTATGAATTTACACATGTTGGAATGTTAGAACGAGTCAATGCTTATGTGCAAAATCAG GAATTCTGCAAGTCCTCCGACTGGCCTCCCCTGAAGGAACTTAAAATGGTTCTGGGAGGAGAGGGTGAGGCGTGCATTGACGcatgtcacaaaaaaaaacttacgtGTGAACCCAAGTACTTTGCATCTTTGAACACGAGGGAATCGCTGGAAAG gTCTGGTTTCCTATGTAAATCCACTGTGTTTGTTGAAAGTCTGTTTCCACCAGCATTTGACACAGCGAACGGCACCTGCCTACTACAGAGTCAACCTCTGCTTTTCAGCTGCCGAGCGACCGGATCTGATGTGCGCCTGCGCCGTCTCTGTCCCTGTCGTTCGTACCGCAAAGAACAGGTGGCCTTATGTGAGTCGTGTTGA
- the LOC137985186 gene encoding E3 ubiquitin-protein ligase NRDP1-like → MGYCTKVFISRVDHNLICVICSGVFEKPVATQCGHTYCKECLDHWLRALSNGNVTLTCPECHRKVSRSNVAPVLALNGFIESLLVECEYSTNGCPAVLKLGDLESHMKDCEYSLLKCSKCNGMIVQSDIRLHQAKCAKINDQDLLQSCVHTEIDILKEELAKAKKALEVSEETVRRLQRSLRELRVRTQIRSSQLADDFDPAWDPDYGYGYSPRSVVQLSGFISRFLNGRPGYVDREKIFSCLKRCFDYFHNCAAFWQDLHMLLATAVASHWFTDTQQENMTSWLKIIAREKLLN, encoded by the coding sequence ATGGGTTACTGTACAAAAGTCTTTATTTCTCGAGTAGATCACAACTTGATTTGTGTGATTTGCTCGGGTGTGTTTGAAAAACCAGTGGCCACGCAATGTGGACATACATACTGCAAAGAATGCTTGGATCACTGGCTTAGAGCTTTGAGCAATGGAAATGTAACTCTAACTTGCCCTGAATGTCATCGTAAAGTTAGTCGGAGCAACGTTGCTCCGGTTTTGGCATTGAATGGATTTATCGAGAGTCTTCTTGTGGAGTGTGAATATTCTACCAATGGTTGCCCGGCGGTTTTAAAACTAGGAGATTTGGAAAGTCACATGAAAGATTGCGAATACTCGCTGTTGAAATGCTCTAAATGCAATGGAATGATCGTGCAAAGTGATATTCGCCTGCATCAAGCAAAGTGCGCCAAGATTAATGATCAAGATCTGCTTCAAAGTTGTGTTCATACAGAGATAGATATCTTAAAGGAAGAACTAGCAAAAGCTAAAAAGGCATTGGAAGTTTCCGAAGAAACTGTCCGAAGACTTCAGCGTAGTTTGCGTGAATTGAGAGTTCGAACGCAAATCCGTTCAAGCCAGTTAGCAGACGATTTCGATCCAGCTTGGGATCCAGATTACGGCTATGGGTATTCGCCAAGAAGCGTTGTTCAGCTCTCTGGTTTTATATCGCGATTTCTTAATGGCAGACCAGGCTATGTGGATCGGGAAAAGATTTTCTCTTGTCTAAAGCGTTGTTTCGATTATTTCCATAATTGTGCGGCTTTCTGGCAGGATCTTCATATGCTTCTCGCCACAGCGGTGGCGAGTCACTGGTTCACAGACACACAACAGGAAAACATGACATCGTGGTTAAAAATTATCGCACGCGAAAAACTCTTAAACTGA